One genomic segment of Elgaria multicarinata webbii isolate HBS135686 ecotype San Diego chromosome 21, rElgMul1.1.pri, whole genome shotgun sequence includes these proteins:
- the RAB13 gene encoding ras-related protein Rab-13 — MAKSYDHLFKLLLIGDSGVGKTCLIIRFAEDNFSGTYISTIGIDFKIRTVDIEGKRIKLQVWDTAGQERFKTITTAYYRGAMGIILVYDITDEKSFENIQNWMKSIKENASAGVERLLLGNKSDMENKRKVPRDQAEKLSKEHGIRFFETSAKSSLNVEEAFSTLARDILLKSGKKPAQQHIKGMLDPKRPQKSSSKCSMV, encoded by the exons atggccaagtCTTACGATCACCTCTTCAAACTGTTGCTGATTGGGGACAGTGGCGTCGGAAAAACCTGCCTGATCATCCGCTTTGCAGAGGACAACTTCAGCGGCACGTACATCAGCACCATTG GGATTGACTTTAAGATCCGGACCGTGGATATTGAAGGCAAGCGGATCAAGCTGCAAGTCTG GGACACGGCTGGCCAGGAACGGTTCAAGACCATCACCACGGCATATTACCGGGGAGCCATG GGGATTATCCTTGTATACGATATCACCGATGAAAAATCCTTCGAAAATATCCAGAATTGGATGAAGAGCATCAAAGAG AACGCTTCGGCCGGCGTGGAGCGCCTCCTGCTGGGGAACAAGAGTGACATGGAGAACAAGCGCAAAGTGCCCCGGGACCAAGCGGAGAAG CTGTCCAAGGAGCACGGGATCCGGTTCTTTGAGACGAGCGCTAAGTCCAGCTTGAACGTAGAAGAG GCTTTCAGCACTTTGGCCAGGGACATCCTTCTGAAATCGGGCAAGAAACCG GCTCAGCAGCACATCAAGGGAATGTTGGACCCCAAAAGGCCGCAGAAAAGCAGCAGTAAATGTTCCATGGTGTAG
- the RPS27 gene encoding small ribosomal subunit protein eS27, translated as MPLAKDLLHPSPEEEKRKHKKKRLVQSPNSYFMDVKCPGCYKITTVFSHAQTVVLCVGCSTVLCQPTGGKARLTEGCSFRRKQH; from the exons ATGCCT CTCGCAAAGGATCTCCTACATCCCTCCcctgaggaggagaagaggaagcaTAAGAAAAAGCGCCTGGTCCAGAGTCCTAACTCTTACTTCATGGATGTGAAATGCCCAG GTTGCTACAAAATCACCACTGTGTTCAGCCATGCTCAGACAGTGGTTTTGTGCGTCGGCTGCTCGACTGTGCTGTGCCAGCCCACTGGGGGAAAAGCAAGGTTGACAGAAG GATGCTCCTTCAGGCGAAAGCAGCATTAA